From the genome of Candidatus Nitrosocosmicus oleophilus, one region includes:
- a CDS encoding PQQ-dependent sugar dehydrogenase, with translation MSYGAYFKAPVSPFGPVINDPNLMVEKVNDKPLNITTSLAFLGPNDILVTEKETGKVIRVIDGQVKENVPLLDVEVATGMERGLLGLTLSKSMNDTTTYVFLYYTESGSGKDGDDVIAGVEPVGNRLYKYEYHDGKLINPTLLLDLPATPVNNKGEHNGGKVIIGPDNNIYTVIGDVGAHRTQSQNVAKGSAADGTSGIIRITPTGESAGEPIFGAEGPLKYYYAMGIRNSFGIDFDPLTGILWATENGPAAGDEINMVEPGFNSGWAQIQGFVDSDVLNRGKSVKDLLILGDAKYSDPEFSWNTTVGVTDAKFFSSDKLGKEYENNLFVGDINNGYIYRFTLNSERNSIEINNSSYDGNLETLADKEVNNPKEVIPLIFGSGFGGITDLEVGPDGYLYVLTYFGEIYRIIPKLNLINSDNILHTSKLPPPLTQSTTSISNSTLVQIKGIEGNKSYNPNPVMVKEGQQILWVNGDAISHTVTSNSPENESRSDSGKLFDSTAILPGHSYSKAFDIPGTYSYYCFYHPNMIGKVLVESK, from the coding sequence TTGTCATACGGTGCGTATTTCAAAGCCCCAGTATCACCCTTTGGTCCAGTTATAAATGACCCTAACCTCATGGTCGAAAAAGTCAACGACAAACCCTTAAACATAACTACTTCCTTAGCCTTCTTGGGACCTAACGATATACTTGTAACTGAAAAAGAGACGGGGAAAGTAATTAGAGTAATTGATGGACAGGTAAAAGAGAATGTTCCTCTTCTAGACGTTGAAGTGGCTACTGGAATGGAGAGAGGGTTGTTGGGATTGACTTTATCAAAAAGTATGAACGACACCACGACGTATGTTTTTTTATATTACACAGAATCAGGAAGTGGAAAAGATGGCGATGATGTTATTGCAGGTGTGGAACCTGTGGGTAACAGATTGTACAAATATGAATATCATGACGGAAAATTGATAAATCCCACCCTCCTTTTAGACCTACCTGCTACCCCTGTAAACAATAAAGGTGAACACAATGGGGGCAAGGTGATAATTGGCCCAGATAACAACATTTACACTGTAATCGGAGATGTAGGTGCTCACAGAACACAATCTCAAAATGTTGCTAAAGGCTCTGCTGCTGATGGTACAAGCGGCATAATAAGAATAACTCCAACCGGTGAATCTGCCGGAGAGCCTATTTTTGGAGCTGAGGGTCCATTAAAGTACTATTATGCAATGGGTATCCGCAACAGCTTTGGTATAGACTTTGACCCTCTAACAGGGATCTTATGGGCGACCGAAAACGGACCAGCCGCTGGGGACGAAATAAATATGGTTGAACCTGGATTTAACAGTGGGTGGGCTCAAATCCAAGGATTTGTTGATAGTGATGTTCTCAATCGAGGTAAATCTGTCAAGGATTTGTTAATCTTAGGAGATGCCAAATACAGTGACCCGGAATTTTCTTGGAATACTACTGTTGGAGTAACTGATGCCAAATTTTTCTCATCTGACAAATTAGGAAAAGAGTATGAAAACAACCTCTTTGTGGGTGATATTAATAATGGCTATATCTACCGATTCACTCTAAACTCAGAAAGAAATTCAATCGAAATAAACAATAGTTCCTATGACGGAAATTTGGAAACTTTGGCTGATAAAGAGGTAAATAATCCAAAAGAGGTTATTCCCCTCATATTTGGTAGTGGTTTTGGAGGCATTACAGATTTAGAGGTTGGACCAGATGGTTATCTATATGTTTTGACTTATTTCGGAGAAATTTATAGAATCATTCCAAAATTAAACCTTATCAATTCAGATAACATATTACATACAAGTAAGTTACCACCACCTCTAACCCAATCCACCACCTCTATTTCTAATTCAACCCTAGTACAAATAAAAGGCATTGAGGGTAACAAGTCTTACAATCCTAATCCAGTCATGGTCAAAGAAGGTCAACAAATTCTGTGGGTAAACGGTGATGCAATTTCTCATACGGTAACCTCAAATTCTCCTGAAAATGAATCTAGAAGTGACTCCGGAAAGTTGTTTGACTCTACTGCAATATTGCCGGGGCATTCCTATAGTAAGGCCTTTGATATCCCTGGCACTTACTCGTATTATTGTTTCTACCATCCTAATATGATTGGAAAAGTATTAGTAGAGTCTAAGTGA
- a CDS encoding ATPase domain-containing protein, which translates to MKPPDLGVYLISGPKLSGKLHYCNNFILNGLTDGVFCICISSSFIEKQYKSIFFSGLEDLCLNLKVLNPYTLKGDDRVGFENSHALTHLFEEVRQLIDSNSNRPVYFVLSSLTNFLENFSDQDVTKFVTSLVFLLKNHEVNSIFTIDNADPTSSIFVNKIAHLFDGLFETKLPSDSSQLQRYIKLVSMFGNNNLKSDWINYTLDDNNIITSISNQSRLICNLCKEQINESPVFYQELSFHQEHLPVYMKLFNFYGNSKIAEFGSSGILYTNFFFIDIVGLSDPSLSVKNQIEKIQILNNLINSCNSYKKDREKKILPTGDGMAIGFLTDPKLPVELSLELHKKLGIHNSNSPNQSIIQVRIGIGSGHVFIVNDLNDNQNLWGPGIILARRVMDLGDQGHILIEGSFAVNLFNIDSELKKDIHYLGNYFIKHNQKIDVYSLHNQYAGNVEIPQKFLDLHKSI; encoded by the coding sequence TTGAAACCACCCGATCTTGGGGTGTACCTAATTTCTGGACCAAAACTATCGGGAAAATTACATTATTGCAATAATTTTATTTTGAATGGCTTAACAGACGGTGTTTTTTGTATTTGTATCAGCTCTTCATTCATTGAAAAACAATATAAGAGTATTTTCTTTTCTGGATTGGAAGACCTGTGTCTTAATTTGAAGGTATTAAATCCATATACATTGAAAGGAGACGATAGAGTAGGGTTTGAAAATAGTCACGCGCTAACACATCTTTTTGAAGAAGTCAGACAATTGATTGACTCCAACTCAAATCGACCTGTTTACTTTGTGTTAAGTTCATTGACTAACTTTCTAGAAAATTTTAGCGATCAAGATGTAACCAAATTTGTTACTAGTTTAGTCTTTCTGCTCAAAAACCATGAGGTAAATTCAATATTTACTATTGATAACGCAGACCCAACTTCATCCATATTTGTTAACAAGATAGCACATCTTTTTGACGGACTGTTTGAAACTAAATTACCTTCAGATTCTTCCCAGTTACAAAGATACATAAAACTAGTATCCATGTTTGGGAATAATAATCTTAAATCAGATTGGATAAATTATACGCTAGACGATAACAATATCATTACTTCTATTAGTAATCAAAGCAGATTAATCTGTAATTTATGTAAGGAACAAATTAATGAATCTCCTGTATTCTATCAAGAACTTTCTTTTCATCAGGAGCATTTACCCGTATATATGAAATTATTTAATTTTTATGGAAATTCGAAAATTGCAGAATTTGGTTCGTCTGGAATTTTATATACTAATTTCTTTTTTATTGATATCGTTGGATTGTCAGATCCTTCCTTATCAGTTAAGAATCAAATAGAAAAGATCCAGATACTAAATAATTTGATCAATTCATGTAATTCTTATAAAAAGGACCGCGAAAAAAAGATCCTTCCTACTGGCGACGGCATGGCGATTGGATTCTTGACTGACCCTAAACTGCCTGTAGAATTAAGCTTGGAACTTCACAAAAAACTGGGAATACATAATTCAAATTCGCCAAACCAATCAATAATACAAGTACGTATTGGAATTGGTTCGGGCCATGTTTTTATTGTCAATGACTTAAATGACAATCAAAATTTATGGGGTCCAGGCATAATACTTGCTAGAAGAGTTATGGATTTAGGAGATCAAGGCCACATATTGATCGAGGGGAGTTTTGCTGTTAACCTGTTTAATATTGACAGTGAATTAAAGAAAGACATACATTATCTTGGCAATTACTTTATAAAACATAACCAAAAAATTGATGTTTATTCCCTGCACAATCAATATGCGGGCAACGTAGAAATTCCGCAAAAATTTTTAGACTTACATAAATCCATTTGA
- a CDS encoding pyruvoyl-dependent arginine decarboxylase, which produces MAYIPKIMFFTKGRGTHKDYLTSFELALRDASISDLNLVSVSSIKPPQCKIVNKEEGRKYLKPGQIVFTVMARSATNEPNRLIAASIGLARPADDAQYGYLSEHHSTGETASKAGDYAEDLAMEMLATTIGLPTDPTLTWDQNEEQWKLSGKIYKTQNFTQSAAGNKDGMWTTVVSAAVLIL; this is translated from the coding sequence ATGGCTTATATTCCGAAAATTATGTTTTTTACTAAGGGTAGAGGCACCCACAAAGATTATCTCACTAGCTTTGAACTTGCCTTACGTGATGCTTCAATAAGCGATCTGAATCTGGTATCCGTATCTAGTATCAAACCACCACAGTGCAAGATAGTAAATAAGGAAGAAGGAAGAAAATATCTGAAACCAGGACAAATTGTTTTTACGGTAATGGCTAGATCAGCTACGAATGAGCCAAACAGACTAATTGCTGCTTCCATTGGGTTAGCTAGACCAGCGGATGATGCTCAATATGGGTATTTGTCAGAACACCATTCAACTGGAGAAACAGCTTCAAAGGCTGGAGATTATGCAGAGGATTTGGCCATGGAAATGCTTGCAACTACAATTGGACTCCCCACCGATCCTACACTTACATGGGATCAGAATGAAGAACAATGGAAACTTTCAGGAAAGATATACAAAACACAAAATTTTACCCAGTCTGCTGCTGGAAATAAAGATGGCATGTGGACAACGGTAGTTAGTGCTGCGGTATTAATATTATGA
- a CDS encoding VOC family protein — MDHNNSNNSNKKDNRFIANPSLKIDHVHLKVSNLQNSIDFYESILGFRMVQKSSENNTSYLGTYEPGQDGVSSLLVLSQIDSVDSNITSNPSIIKREAGLYHFAILLPERKFLASFLQHIQENLRPQYYEGMADHAVSESLYLHDPDNNGIEVYHDRHPSEWIWTGQNKIHMVTEPLDVKNLLNSESYGTWKGFPKKTSIGHVHLHVSNLPKAKKFYQDMIGLYHTASYPGANFFAADRYHHHVATNSWIGTNILPNSANNLNNVGLDHFAIQIPDDNKEKNSLKNQLLSNGISIDENLLELEYRQESSFYVYDQDGIKIQFIFL; from the coding sequence GTGGATCATAATAATAGTAATAATAGTAATAAGAAAGATAATAGGTTTATCGCTAATCCGTCTTTAAAGATAGATCATGTGCATCTAAAAGTCTCCAACTTACAGAATTCCATAGATTTTTACGAATCCATTTTAGGATTTAGGATGGTACAAAAAAGTTCAGAGAATAACACATCATATCTTGGCACATACGAACCTGGACAAGACGGGGTTTCATCGCTGCTGGTCTTAAGTCAGATAGATAGCGTTGATAGTAATATAACAAGTAATCCCAGCATAATAAAAAGAGAGGCGGGACTTTATCATTTTGCTATATTACTGCCTGAAAGAAAATTTTTAGCGTCATTTCTGCAACACATTCAGGAAAATCTCAGACCACAATACTATGAGGGTATGGCTGACCACGCGGTCTCAGAGTCTCTATATCTCCACGACCCTGATAATAATGGAATCGAGGTTTACCACGATAGGCACCCATCTGAATGGATCTGGACTGGCCAAAACAAAATACACATGGTTACAGAACCATTAGATGTCAAAAATTTGCTAAATAGTGAAAGTTATGGAACGTGGAAGGGTTTTCCCAAAAAAACGTCGATAGGTCACGTTCATTTACACGTATCAAACCTTCCTAAAGCCAAGAAGTTTTATCAAGATATGATTGGTCTTTACCATACTGCATCCTACCCTGGGGCCAATTTTTTTGCCGCAGATAGATATCATCATCACGTTGCTACAAATAGTTGGATTGGGACAAATATCCTACCTAATAGTGCAAATAACTTGAACAACGTAGGGCTAGACCATTTTGCAATACAAATACCTGATGATAATAAAGAGAAAAACTCATTGAAAAACCAACTCCTTAGTAATGGTATATCTATTGATGAAAACCTACTAGAATTAGAATATCGCCAGGAATCATCATTTTATGTTTACGATCAAGATGGAATAAAAATACAGTTCATTTTTTTGTGA
- a CDS encoding nickel-binding protein translates to MAVFLDVHKVPFKEENLQELVNAPADEYGVTHVNLFYNMEAGVCFCLLNAPDKEAVIKHHDKVNIECEWITEVSMATGNESLKYGSR, encoded by the coding sequence ATGGCTGTTTTTCTCGATGTTCATAAAGTGCCATTTAAAGAAGAGAATCTCCAAGAGCTTGTCAATGCTCCTGCAGATGAATACGGAGTTACACATGTCAACTTATTTTATAACATGGAAGCGGGTGTATGTTTTTGTTTATTAAACGCTCCTGATAAAGAGGCAGTCATAAAGCATCATGATAAGGTTAATATAGAATGCGAATGGATCACAGAAGTTAGCATGGCAACAGGTAATGAATCTCTAAAATATGGTAGCCGCTGA
- a CDS encoding ParA family protein encodes MAKVIAFHSYKGGTGKTTLAVNLSANLASKGYNVLLVDMDVYAPSLYVYFNIQPKKWINDYLNDKIAFCDSVYDFSHLMKEFNPNTQTEDKGGSFHAVFSNPSKKEITDLDSVMRKDSSKSHMLKKMLYLKETSITVTDYDYIILDTSPGIRYWSINSLAISDTIFLSLKMDNIDVEGTKHMALDVYGSFTSYGTRSYLLLNRVAGYCEPPLTMESGNPISNENTSSFKSLLLEQNETIKNLEKLIKMNVISMIPCYCDMQFERQEYLTVLRNPNHPFSKKVDELSNKMG; translated from the coding sequence GTGGCAAAAGTCATAGCATTTCATTCATACAAGGGAGGAACAGGTAAAACCACTCTAGCAGTAAATCTTTCTGCAAACCTGGCCTCAAAGGGATACAATGTTTTGCTTGTTGATATGGATGTCTATGCTCCAAGCTTGTACGTTTACTTTAATATTCAACCCAAGAAATGGATTAATGATTACTTAAATGATAAAATTGCCTTTTGTGATTCTGTTTATGATTTTTCTCATCTAATGAAAGAATTTAATCCAAATACGCAGACCGAAGACAAAGGTGGCTCCTTTCATGCTGTTTTTTCTAACCCTTCAAAGAAAGAAATAACTGATTTAGATTCAGTCATGAGGAAGGACTCATCAAAGTCTCACATGCTTAAAAAGATGTTATATTTAAAAGAAACAAGTATTACTGTAACTGACTATGATTATATCATTTTGGATACGAGTCCTGGTATTCGATATTGGTCAATTAATTCATTGGCCATTTCGGATACTATCTTTTTGTCATTAAAGATGGATAATATAGACGTAGAGGGCACTAAGCATATGGCTTTGGATGTGTATGGTTCTTTCACAAGCTATGGAACTAGATCCTACTTGTTGTTAAATCGAGTTGCAGGCTATTGCGAACCGCCTTTAACCATGGAATCAGGCAACCCTATTTCTAATGAAAATACTTCCTCATTTAAATCCCTGCTACTTGAACAAAATGAAACAATTAAGAATTTAGAAAAGCTAATAAAAATGAATGTTATTTCGATGATTCCTTGTTATTGTGATATGCAATTTGAAAGACAGGAGTATTTAACTGTCTTAAGAAATCCAAATCATCCTTTTTCAAAGAAAGTCGATGAATTATCAAATAAAATGGGCTAG
- a CDS encoding CHRD domain-containing protein, translating into MTIKNNRMLFLAIALALGSVFAVSAISSTSTAYANHDFVANLTGQEEVPAVDTQATGDARFTPILPNNDTLDFNVNASNIQNVTAAHIHSGILGENGPIAVTLFTFDPTQNPNQNGLTINGTLAAINLEGPLQGKAISDLITAIKGNSTYVNVHTVQHPDGEIRGQLSSTK; encoded by the coding sequence ATGACAATCAAAAATAACAGAATGTTATTTCTAGCAATTGCGCTAGCACTAGGAAGTGTATTTGCAGTATCGGCAATTTCAAGTACGTCAACAGCATACGCAAACCACGATTTTGTTGCTAACCTTACTGGTCAAGAGGAAGTTCCAGCAGTAGATACTCAAGCAACAGGAGATGCAAGATTTACCCCGATTCTCCCTAACAATGATACATTAGACTTCAACGTTAATGCTTCTAATATCCAGAATGTAACCGCCGCCCATATCCATAGTGGAATTCTAGGAGAAAACGGACCAATTGCAGTGACTCTATTCACATTCGATCCTACACAGAATCCAAATCAGAATGGGCTTACCATAAACGGTACTCTAGCGGCAATTAATTTGGAGGGACCTTTACAAGGAAAAGCAATCTCTGATTTAATAACTGCAATTAAGGGTAATAGTACTTATGTTAACGTTCACACAGTTCAACATCCAGATGGTGAAATAAGGGGACAATTAAGCAGTACAAAGTAA